Proteins encoded within one genomic window of Cyprinus carpio isolate SPL01 chromosome B22, ASM1834038v1, whole genome shotgun sequence:
- the LOC122141661 gene encoding zinc finger BED domain-containing protein RICESLEEPER 2-like: protein MTKIHELYENEKEKRKEVLAQVNHIALTGDHWTSVSNNNYLGVTAHFISDTWELKSFALTILKTEERHFAEACKEQFLSVARKWDIEGKTTTIGTDSARNMVAAIRLTRYEHMNCVAHMVQRSVTVSLADSGFVNALAKARKVVGHFKHSPANATELSTQQVSLGKKQEPLIQDVSTRWNSTLEMVKCVSRNKEAVIAALDNQEHKLVLPTAAEWDKLQRLETLLEPCRYVTELLGGEAYVSCSVVLPSLCHLRLKMEACDEDPAYVVRFKTKFKRGPSSPSRTAQQCMAPDCYSFWILVSKT, encoded by the exons ATGACGAAAATCCACGAGCTCTAtgaaaacgaaaaagaaaaaaggaaagaggtCTTGGCTCAAGTAAATCATATCGCCCTGACAGGAGACCATTGGACATCAGTGAGTAACAACAATTACCTCGGAGTAACTGCACATTTCATCAGTGACACGTGGGAACTGAAGTCTTTTGCGCTGACTATATTAAAAACTGAGGAGCGTCATTTTGCGGAGGCTTGTAAAGAACAGTTCCTGTCTGTTGCACGGAAGTGGGACATCGAGGGCAAGACAACAACCATTGGGACTGACAGTGCACGCAACATGGTTGCCGCAATTCGACTTACACGCTATGAACACATGAACTGTGTCGCTCACATGGTGCAGAGAAGTGTCACAGTTAGTCTTGCTGACAGCGGCTTTGTAAATGCTTTGGCCAAGGCTCGCAAAGTTGTCGGTCATTTTAAGCACAGCCCAGCAAATGCTACGGAGCTTAGCACACAACAAGTCAGCCTGGGAAAGAAGCAAGAGCCATTGATCCAGGATGTTTCAACACGTTGGAATTCGACGCTGGAAATGGTCAAGTGCGTGAGCAGAAATAAAGAGGCTGTCATCGCAGCCCTGGACAATCAGGAGCACAAACTCGTTTTGCCGACCGCAGCAGAGTGGGATAAACTGCAGAGGCTGGAGACACTTCTAGAGCCATGCAG GTATGTAACTGAGCTCCTGGGTGGAGAGGCCTATGTCTCCTGTTCTGTGGTACTACCTTCTCTCTGCCACTTGCGTCTCAAGATGGAAGCCTGTGATGAGGACCCTGCATATGTGGTGAGATTCAAGACCAAGTTCAAGAGAGGACCTAGCAGCCCGTCAAGAACAGCTCAACAATGCATGGCTCCAGATTGCTACAGTTTTTGGATCCTCGTTTCAAAGACTTGA